One region of Micromonospora ureilytica genomic DNA includes:
- a CDS encoding inositol monophosphatase family protein: MSITDHALAIEAAEAGAAVVRSRYGSTMTRVMKTAGDFATAADVEAEQAILDVLGRARPDDAVVAEESGRTGTGDNGRTWLVDPLCGTLNFAARTTLASVNVALRTGSEVTVAASADPFADEVFWTDGTTAYVRGAGTDERLVPSAESTLVDVNLDPPFPNRDVFLAARLLADEGFTEQFRPRVVSTSLAVAWVAAGRRAAYVTDRHDLRNSVHFAAGIALCQVAGCVVTGLDGQPLHAGGDGLVAAADERTHAALLTLIRKQGS; encoded by the coding sequence ATGTCGATCACAGACCACGCGCTGGCCATCGAGGCGGCGGAAGCTGGAGCCGCAGTTGTCCGCTCCCGGTACGGCTCGACGATGACGCGCGTCATGAAGACCGCCGGTGACTTCGCCACCGCCGCCGACGTCGAGGCCGAGCAGGCCATCCTCGACGTCCTGGGTAGGGCGCGCCCGGACGACGCCGTGGTGGCCGAGGAGAGCGGGCGCACGGGTACGGGCGACAACGGACGCACGTGGTTGGTCGATCCGCTGTGCGGCACGTTGAACTTTGCCGCACGGACCACGCTGGCCTCGGTCAACGTCGCTCTACGCACCGGGTCGGAGGTCACCGTGGCGGCCTCGGCCGATCCGTTCGCCGATGAGGTGTTCTGGACCGACGGCACCACCGCGTACGTCCGGGGTGCGGGGACTGACGAGCGACTCGTCCCGTCGGCCGAGTCGACCCTCGTCGACGTCAATCTCGACCCGCCCTTCCCCAACCGGGACGTCTTCCTGGCCGCCCGCCTGCTCGCGGACGAGGGCTTCACCGAACAGTTCCGCCCCCGGGTGGTCTCCACCAGCCTGGCCGTGGCCTGGGTCGCCGCCGGTCGCCGCGCCGCCTATGTGACGGACCGCCACGACCTGCGGAACAGCGTCCACTTCGCGGCCGGAATCGCGCTCTGCCAGGTTGCGGGCTGCGTGGTCACCGGGCTCGACGGCCAGCCGCTGCACGCCGGTGGGGACGGTCTCGTCGCGGCCGCGGACGAGCGGACGCACGCCGCCCTGCTGACCCTCATCCGGAAACAAGGCTCGTGA
- the sodN gene encoding superoxide dismutase, Ni — translation MYLSRLLRPRTVASAHCDLPCGVYDPAQARIEAESIKAISEKYQASDDPEFRTRSLLIKEQRAELVKHHLWVLWTDYFKQPHFEKYPQLHGLFNEATKLAGAGGAKGAADPAVAEQLLGKIEEISKIFWETKQG, via the coding sequence ATGTACCTGTCCCGCCTTCTCCGCCCGCGTACCGTCGCGAGCGCCCACTGCGACCTCCCCTGCGGCGTCTACGACCCGGCGCAGGCCCGCATCGAGGCCGAGTCGATCAAGGCGATCTCCGAGAAGTACCAGGCCAGCGACGACCCGGAGTTTCGCACCCGCTCGCTGCTCATCAAGGAGCAGCGGGCCGAGCTGGTCAAGCACCACCTCTGGGTCCTGTGGACCGACTACTTCAAGCAGCCCCACTTCGAGAAGTACCCCCAGCTGCACGGCCTCTTCAACGAGGCGACCAAGCTGGCGGGTGCCGGCGGCGCGAAGGGCGCCGCGGACCCGGCGGTCGCCGAGCAGCTCCTCGGGAAGATCGAGGAGATCTCGAAGATCTTCTGGGAGACCAAGCAGGGCTGA
- a CDS encoding radical SAM protein, whose translation MESRTDLAEDLMSRFPHVPREAVLKEDLLRGGLAFDDAALTDNEHGDVKPKSYFIFSFDHRTLPELGTAALRRPPEEIVLTGGPYELRRTVVSVRTNPSSPYRVGTDSDGRLRLFLDGQPIADVGLPPMPAYYRHTLANGKSVMEVAPTIQWGYLIYLTAFRVCQYFGAKEECQYCDINHNWRQHKQAGRPYTGVKPVDEVLEALEIINRHDTDRASQAYTLTGGSITSQVGGLAEADFYGQYAQAIEERFPGRWIGKVVAQALPRADVQRFHDYGIRIYHPNYEVWDKRLFELYCPGKERYVGREEWHRRILDSAEVFGPRNVIPNFVAGVEMAAPHGFTSVDEAIDSTAEGLEYFMSRGITPRFTTWCPEPTTPLGRTNPQGAPLEYHVRLLEVYRATMDAHGLSSPPGYGPAGPGRAVFSVSSFMDTLPATDS comes from the coding sequence ATGGAGTCGCGAACCGACCTCGCCGAAGACTTGATGAGCCGTTTTCCACACGTGCCACGGGAGGCGGTCCTCAAGGAGGACCTGCTGCGCGGCGGGCTGGCCTTCGACGACGCGGCGCTGACCGACAACGAGCACGGCGACGTCAAGCCGAAGTCGTACTTCATCTTCTCCTTCGATCACCGGACGCTGCCGGAGTTGGGAACGGCCGCGCTGCGCCGGCCACCCGAGGAGATCGTGCTGACCGGTGGCCCGTACGAGCTGCGCCGTACCGTCGTGTCGGTCCGCACCAACCCCAGCTCGCCGTACCGTGTCGGCACCGACAGCGACGGTCGACTGCGCCTGTTCCTGGACGGACAGCCGATCGCCGATGTCGGGCTACCCCCCATGCCGGCGTACTACCGCCACACGCTCGCCAACGGCAAGTCGGTGATGGAGGTCGCCCCGACGATCCAGTGGGGCTATCTGATCTACCTCACCGCGTTCCGGGTCTGTCAGTACTTCGGCGCCAAGGAGGAGTGCCAGTACTGCGACATCAACCACAACTGGCGGCAGCACAAGCAGGCCGGCCGGCCCTACACCGGGGTCAAGCCCGTCGACGAGGTCCTCGAGGCCCTGGAGATCATCAACCGGCACGACACCGACCGCGCGTCGCAGGCGTACACACTGACCGGCGGCAGCATCACCTCGCAGGTCGGCGGGCTGGCCGAGGCCGACTTCTACGGTCAGTACGCGCAGGCGATCGAGGAGCGGTTCCCGGGACGGTGGATCGGCAAGGTCGTGGCCCAGGCGCTGCCCCGGGCCGACGTGCAGCGGTTCCACGACTACGGGATCCGCATCTACCACCCCAACTACGAGGTGTGGGACAAGCGGTTGTTCGAGTTGTACTGCCCCGGCAAGGAGCGGTACGTCGGCCGGGAGGAGTGGCACCGGCGCATCCTCGACTCCGCCGAGGTGTTCGGCCCGCGCAACGTGATCCCGAATTTCGTGGCCGGCGTCGAGATGGCCGCCCCGCACGGTTTCACGAGCGTCGACGAGGCGATCGACTCCACCGCCGAGGGGCTTGAGTACTTCATGTCCCGGGGCATCACGCCCCGGTTCACCACCTGGTGCCCGGAGCCCACCACACCGCTCGGCCGAACGAACCCGCAGGGCGCACCGCTCGAATACCACGTCCGCCTGCTGGAGGTCTACCGGGCGACAATGGACGCCCACGGCCTGTCCAGCCCGCCCGGGTACGGCCCCGCCGGGCCCGGCCGAGCGGTCTTCTCGGTCAGCTCCTTCATGGACACCCTGCCGGCCACGGATTCGTGA
- a CDS encoding pectate lyase family protein: MRRPVVLRRQAVLAAAAVVIAVGVALPTPQASAAVGSATGYATQNGGTTGGAGGQTVRATTGTAIHAALCGRASSSTPITIEVTGTINHGNTSKVSGSSCNTAAGVIELKQISNVTIIGVGGGAVFDQLGIHIRDSSNIIIQNVTVRNVKKSGSPTSNGGDAIGMESTVRNVWVDHVTLEASGGESEGYDGLFDMKDNTQYVTLSYSILRNSGRGGLVGSSESDLSNGFITYHHNLYENIDSRTPLLRGGVAHIYNNHYVSLHESGINSRAGARAKVENNYFRDSKDVLGTFYTNERGYWQVGGNVFDNVTWSSAGSENYPAGPNPTSNTTVSIPYPYSLDGASCVPDIVRQTVGANTGLKVSNGSCSPQTPPPTTPPPTTPPPTTPPPTTPPPSGGTNLSLGAGADGSSKASGTSYGNVRDGNLSTYWSPAGSTGTISIKWGSATQVSRVVIREPSGTQGSIGSWQLINNDNGAVLASGSGAGSITFSATAMSKINFKINSSGGTPRIGEFETYAS; encoded by the coding sequence ATGAGACGACCAGTCGTGCTGCGACGTCAGGCGGTGCTGGCCGCGGCGGCCGTGGTGATCGCGGTCGGGGTGGCCCTGCCGACCCCGCAGGCGTCGGCGGCGGTCGGCAGCGCCACCGGCTACGCCACCCAGAACGGCGGAACCACCGGCGGCGCGGGCGGGCAGACGGTGCGGGCCACCACGGGCACGGCGATCCACGCCGCGCTGTGCGGTCGGGCCAGTAGCAGCACCCCGATCACCATCGAGGTCACCGGAACGATCAACCACGGCAACACCAGCAAGGTGTCCGGGTCGAGCTGCAACACCGCGGCGGGCGTGATCGAGCTCAAGCAGATCAGCAACGTCACCATCATCGGGGTCGGCGGCGGCGCCGTCTTCGACCAGCTCGGCATCCACATCCGTGACTCCAGCAACATCATCATCCAGAACGTGACAGTGCGGAACGTCAAGAAGTCGGGCTCGCCCACGTCGAACGGTGGGGACGCCATCGGCATGGAGAGCACGGTCCGCAACGTCTGGGTCGATCACGTCACCCTGGAGGCGTCGGGCGGGGAGTCCGAGGGGTACGACGGCCTCTTCGACATGAAGGACAACACCCAGTACGTGACGCTGTCCTACAGCATCCTGCGCAACTCCGGTCGCGGCGGCCTCGTCGGGTCCAGCGAGAGCGACCTGTCGAACGGCTTCATCACGTACCACCACAACCTCTACGAGAACATCGACTCCCGGACGCCGCTGCTGCGCGGCGGTGTCGCCCACATCTACAACAACCACTACGTGAGCCTGCACGAGTCCGGTATCAACTCCCGGGCGGGCGCCAGGGCCAAGGTGGAGAACAACTACTTCCGCGACTCCAAGGACGTCCTGGGCACCTTCTACACCAACGAGCGCGGCTACTGGCAGGTCGGCGGCAATGTCTTCGACAACGTGACCTGGTCCAGCGCCGGCAGCGAGAACTACCCGGCCGGCCCCAATCCGACCTCCAACACCACTGTCAGCATCCCGTACCCGTACAGCCTCGACGGGGCGAGCTGCGTGCCGGACATCGTCCGCCAGACGGTCGGCGCCAACACGGGCCTGAAGGTGTCCAACGGCAGTTGCTCGCCGCAGACCCCGCCGCCCACCACCCCGCCGCCGACCACGCCACCGCCCACGACGCCCCCGCCCACCACGCCGCCGCCCTCCGGCGGGACCAACCTCAGCCTCGGTGCCGGTGCCGACGGCTCCAGCAAGGCCAGCGGGACCAGCTACGGCAACGTGCGCGACGGCAACCTGAGCACCTACTGGTCGCCGGCCGGGTCGACCGGCACGATCTCGATCAAGTGGGGCTCGGCGACCCAGGTGTCGCGAGTGGTGATCCGCGAGCCGTCCGGCACCCAGGGCTCCATCGGGTCCTGGCAGCTGATCAACAACGACAACGGCGCCGTCCTGGCCTCCGGCAGCGGGGCCGGTTCGATCACCTTCTCGGCCACCGCGATGAGCAAGATCAACTTCAAGATCAACAGCTCCGGCGGTACGCCACGGATCGGTGAGTTCGAGACGTACGCCAGCTAG